A part of Aspergillus flavus chromosome 1, complete sequence genomic DNA contains:
- a CDS encoding putative thioredoxin reductase Trr1/Trr2 (unnamed protein product), whose product MVHSKVVIIGSGPAAHTAAIYLSRAELKPVLYEGMLANGTAAGGQLTTTTDIENFPGFPDGIGGTELMENMRKQSVRFGTEVITETISRVDFSQRPFKLWTEWNDGPDNEPARTADAIIIATGANARRLDLPGETKYWQNGISACAVCDGAVPIFRNKPLYVIGGGDSAAEEAMFLAKYGSSVTVLVRRDKLRASKAMANRLLSHPKVTVRFNTVATQVLGDEKPMGLMTHLRVKNTVTGEEETVDANGLFYAVGHDPATALVKGKIDLDDEGYIITKPGTSYTSLEGVFACGDVQDKRYRQAITSAGSGCIAALEAEKFIAESESSGEEAPVNEVKQDPQGNTAEYKSNPLL is encoded by the exons ATGGTGCACAGCAAAGTCGTTA TCATTGGCTCCGGCCCCGCCGCACACACCGCCGCGATCTATCTCTCGCGTGCGGAGCTCAAGCCTGTCCTTTATGAGGGTATGCTGGCTAACGGCACCGCTGCTGGCGGTCAgctcaccaccaccaccgacatCGAGAACTTCCCCGGCTTCCCTGATGGTATCGGTGGTACAGAGCTGATGGAGAACATGCGCAAGCAGTCCGTCCGGTTCGGAACTGAGGTTATCACTGAGACTATCTCGAGAGTGGATTTCTCGCAGAGGCCGTTCAAGCTGTGGACGGAGTGGAACGATGGTCCTGACAATGAGCCCGCCCGCACTGCCGatgccatcatcatcgccactGGTGCCAATGCCCGTCGTCTTGACCTGCCCGGTGAGACCAAGTACTGGCAGAACGGAATCAGCGCCTGTGCCGTCTGTGACGGTGCCGTGCCAATCTTCCGTAACAAGCCCCTCTATGTgatcggtggtggtgactCCGCTGCCGAAGAGGCCATGTTCCTGGCCAAGTACGGCAGCTCGGTTACCGTTTTGGTCCGTCGCGACAAGCTTCGTGCCAGCAAGGCCATGGCCAACCGTCTCCTGTCTCACCCCAAGGTGACCGTTCGTTTCAACACCGTTGCGACCCAGGTCCTGGGTGACGAGAAGCCCATGGGCTTGATGACCCACCTGCGTGTCAAGAACACCGTCACCGGCGAGGAGGAGACCGTCGACGCTAACGGTCTCTTCTACGCTGTTGGCCATGACCCCGCCACCGCCTTGGTCAAGGGCAAGATCGACCTCGACGACGAAGGATACATCATCACCAAGCCTGGTACCAGCTACACCAGCCTGGAGGGTGTCTTCGCCTGCGGTGACGTCCAGGACAAACGCTATCGCCAGGCCATTACCAGTGCCG GCTCCGGCTGCATTGCCGCTCTCGAGGCTGAGAAGTTCATCGCTGAATCTGAGTCCTCTGGAGAGGAGGCTCCCGTCAACGAGGTCAAGCAAGACCCCCAGGGTAACACCGCGGAGTACAAGTCCAACCCTCTCCTCTAA